The Halictus rubicundus isolate RS-2024b chromosome 5, iyHalRubi1_principal, whole genome shotgun sequence nucleotide sequence TCTCCCGTTTCTGGGGCGCACAAAGCGTTAACAGAGCACTGTAGATTGGTACATAATTTAAAGATCTCTCTTGCCAATTCCAATCAAGCTTTCCCTCGACACTTCTCCAAACTGGACCCTTATTTTTCCTGAAAATGAAGagattgattaaaaaaaaaattggctaGTCTAGCTCTCACTTTTGATCCAATGAAACCTGTCCGGAAAAATTGCCGAAGATTCGGGACAGGGTAggtaaagaaaaattgatttttgcgaAAGGGTAGAAATTCGATTTTTGCGCTGGCTTCTCTTGGAGCCTTGGAAAAAGGTTCGATCCGCGTCGAAAAACTGAATTAACAAACTATCGCGCGAGCAACGTGAAATAGGGTGTCCGACTTTCCATTTTGGCAGGGAGGGTTCGGTTGAGGGGGTTGGTTCGTGGACGTGCAGGGGGTTGAAGAGGAGGCAGCAGGGTAACAAGCAGGcaggcagcagcagcagcagcctcgTTGCTTCGAGGGTGGTTTTGATCGTCGatagaggagaaagagagagagagagagagagagagagagagagagagagagagagagagaggcacggTCGCCGCGCGCGGCAGCCTGGCTGGCTGATTGTCGAAGGGGGTGAGATGAGAGAGGCTAAGACAGGAGAAGCGGGACGGGGCCAATCAGAGCGGGGACTTTGAGGGTGTCGTTGCCAGGCAACGAAACACACCCCAACACCCGAGGGGAGAAAACCCCGAGGGGGTATCATCCAGCGATACAGTCGACGCCGAAAGTTATCGCACCCTTGAGAGACGCCCCCTTTAACATCGCCATCGAATTACTGACTCTCTCCGCGTCCGAACACTTGCGGCTTGTTGTTGCCTCGAGAGACCGGGATCGATGACGAAACACTCGATGGGCCTCGATGATCAATTCTCCTGCGGTTAATCTCCCttcccttccttccttcctcctcctctccctccctctctctctctctttcgattTTGTTTTCCTTCGCCTGCTTGTTTTTCGCGCtggacattttttaattagaCTCCCACGTCACCACTGCGACCGCACGCGATTCCTGATTAATACTCCATCATTTCTGACTCCTCTCTAGAATTGTAGGAAcgtctctttttctctcgtGCCCATGAATCCTCGTCGATGCTAATCAACCAGCGATGCGTCCCTTTGAAATCTGGCATAATTTCGCGCTCGGAGGTACGGTCATGCTGATCCTGGGATTTTTCTTGCGATTCGGCAACGTTCTTCCATTTTTATTCCTAAACCAAGCCGGAAATTATGTCTCCGTCGGTGTTAATACGTCTTTGGTGGGgttaatcagtagactgcggatctttatgaaaagtaaaaacaaactggggtgaaataaaaatttaatcgaaTTCATTAAACTCAATTCATTCATTTAATTTAACACGTTGTCTGCCACGGTACTTTTCAGTCTTCCAGTGTGAAaatccaatttaatttaatcattgTCGCAAAAGACTgcttttcttaaataatttatcattttgtaCGCGGATGTCGTTTCTTGATGCAGAAATATTGTTAATCATATTATGGCAAGTAAACAAACCACGAGATAAGTCGTagttggcagtcaacgtgttaatttctTTCTTAGTAAGTTTAATAGGTTGCAAATAATATACAACAgcatctttaaattcttctaatgtttttactggttTAAATTATGTCTACCAGTTTTAGACCTAAATGCATTACCGTGTCTTTCGGTTGTTGACAATAGTTAATGGAAGATGTCGATTCTTTTTTACCAGTCTTCTTTGTGTCTTCGAATTCTTCACCACGATTTTCACTCCCCACTAGGAGTTTCTAGATCACGTTGTAAAGTGGTGAAAGATCGCACACGGTGGAGATCCTCGGATTTAGCGGAACGAGTTTTCGTCTTCGAGTGgccgggctctctctctctctctctctctctctctctctctctctctctctctctctctctctctgtctctctctctctctctctctctatcccgaTCGTCGAAATCCGCTTACGAATAAACATCCATTTCATGCCTTTCATCGTCATTTACGatcatttctatttttctgaCTCGGTAAATCGCACGAAAGGATTAACCCGGCCGGGGCCTTCTTCTTCTATGACTCCTTCACGTTCGTTTTCCCCGTTCTGCTCCCGTCCCCCCTTCCTCGTCTATTCTCTCCGAGTCTCTCCTTCGAGCTGCAGAGGCTGGTTCTCTCCTCGGCTCTCCCTTTTGTCGACGGCCGTCGAGAGGGTGGATAAAACCACCCCTATTGATCCCGCTCAATGGATTCTCCGTGCCCTTTCACCTGCCACCGATTTCGCTGTTTTGACATTCCTCTCGCTCGTCCTCGCTCATTTCACGGCATTAATAGAACGCGAGCTTGCTCCGATCTTCGAGCGGATCCTTTCAGCGGCGAACAACTTCCTAAATAAGCGTAATCCTTTtcagttatatatatatatatatatatatatatatatatatataaatttatatatacataggGGCAGAACGCGCCCCTTAGAAAACGCTCGCGTCGACCATGCGAGCCGGAGAAACATCCCCCTCCTACCCGCTACACTCTACACACGACTTTTTTTCTTCGACGATTCAACGACCGATCCTCCAGCTTCTTTGTTACTCGTCTTGTTTATTCGTTCCAATTCCAGCTGTTTTCTCGTGCGATCAAAGCACCGGGACTCGAAAATCGTTGCGTCTCAAGAATCGAGGCCACTTTTGCTACACCTGCGATCTCGACATCAAAGATCGAATTAGACTTAGCTCACCGAGTTGTGTCTCTTCTTTTCGCATCCCTATCGCAAGCTTAGGATCTTCTCCCTTACCCCTGACGCACTTTAGCCAGTGTTACCCAAAAGTTGACCTCAAGTtgtttcattaacactaaatcgATCGGCCAGGTGACCAATTTCGAAGTTTTTATTTCAGAATTGTTGGCATCAACAAAACCTACATAATTACTGTTATTTTTACGAGGCAATACATGCTaaccacttttagtgctcggtgGGTTTGCTATTGGAATATTATTTTTTGAGAAATCAAATGTTCAGTGAGGGCTAGCTTAGAAATAGTCAGCCATTAATAGCGAGTCACTTTGATTTTCGAAATGCAAATGTCTTCAACGTGGTGCGCAAGGGAACTCTAACGGAAAAGTGGATTATTTCAGGTTTCGAGCATTTTTCTGACGAAGAGCCTTCTTCGGGCTGCTGCGCTTCCGCGAAAGAATGCAACAATGGCTACAACAACGTCGAAGACCAGTGAGAATGCTTTCGGTAGACTCGTCCGACTgaaacgcggcgcggcgttgctAAAGCTTGGTTAATGAATTTTAGGAAGAAGTTGAAGCTATCGAGGATCTATTACGGCACCAGGACCCATAAGCAGATCGAGCAGGTCGTGAGGGAGCTGAAGAAGACCGCCTACAAGCACAAAACGTAATTTTCCGAAATTAACACTGTTGTGTGGTAATGCTTAACACGTTAAACGCGGAGCTAATTTTGCCTCGCTTTCCACCTCACTTTTCATGTAAATTTCAATGCAAAAGTACGCAAAAATTAAGCGAAACACTTGCTCACCTCATTCCTCTTTAATCTGTTCCAATCGAATTTATTGAGACAGTGAACATATTTTCTAATAATGTATAAATTATATAGTATATTTTATGTTGTAAATTCGATACCGTTCGGTCCCCAGGGACTGACATAGCGTTTAACGTGTTATACTGATGTGATCCAATTTGCAGAATGACCATTTTGAGCAGTCGGGAGCACACGTGTATACAAAACAGCAAGAGGAACAAAACGGAACTGTGTAACGAGCTGTTGGATCCTAAGAATGTTCGCTTTTCATATGGCAGAGACAGAAtcgttaatagactgcggattttgtgcatttgtaaCAGAATTGAGTGTGTTAAATTTAAAGTAGTAAACAGTAAAGTAATAACATTCAATTACTTTAAAAAGTAATAACATTCGGTTAGACCAGTGAcactgaacagagtctaataaatatgttattaatttcctttaaactgaaatacaattctattttgttgttcgTATACGGCCATTAGAGAACTTATCGTTCATTCctaagaaaagtgacataagtCAGAACaaggaaattttacaggagagcCATTTGAAGATTTCCTACAATTACCAATTTTTTTTCTAtaaccaacttagaaatgtaTAGTAATTTTCTGTTATTCGGATAGTGGGTTAATTGTCATGTACATTAGTTACGAAGTACACCACGATTTATGTATCTTTTATcgtaaattttttcataaatatattttaagttGTGCCACTTTTCTTGCGAATGAACGACATAGGCATacgatagatataaattttttatttcctaaGAAATTATGGGCTGCAAAGAAGTTCTGATCTCTGCAACcgcaaaataaatcgtagtgcaaggggtgaaGATACTTCTACTGAATTCGTGAATGTTGCAACTGAGATTATAATTTTGCATCAAAATCCCCAGTCTAGTGTCATTAACGCCAagaaaagtttcgtaaaaaatatGTTCGTTCTTGCAGCACATTGGGTGTCGATACTACAACGCGTTGAACGCGAGCAATATCCACGTAGCGGAACAAATTGGTATGCAGCCGGTATGGGACATCGAGGATCTGGTGGCCTCAGGAAAAGTGCGGGAACTGTGTCCGTACTTTGCTGCCAGGACCTTCATGGAGATGGCCGACATCATTTTCTGCCCGTACAACTATCTCATCGATTCTGACATCCGCGAGAGCGTGAGTATCGCTGAAGCAAATCACTTTGGTACACTCTACGTGTACCATACTACTACAGTCCCTGTTGAAAAAGTTAAGACCACTCGCAATCTTCAACATTCTACGAGACCAAGAGTTCAGCCGAAGACTAACAGTTCACTCATAATTATACTGAAACAGTATTAAAGGAATTTAAGAACCCTAATATACTATTTCCAACTTAATATTCGAGACAGAAAAGATCTATATGGTttttgtttcttgcaattgacgtaaacaatttttattttgcctaaagtCCCGCAGCCCACACGTGATACTCTTCAACTGATCGTTACAGATGCAACTGGACCTAACAGACGACGTGATCATTCTCGACGAAGCGCACAACATAGAGGACATCTGCAGGGATGTTGCCAGCGTAGATTTTCGTGAAGATGATCTCGAAGTTGCTGCAATGGATTGCAAATACATCGCAAGCCAAAGGACCACCAATGCCCCTAAGTACAAAACTGTGCAGGACTACATCCTGAGGCTCAAGGAGTACCTGAAGAGCATTACGCTCGGGAAAACCGTAAGTATTTACCGTTCCCTGTTCACACAATGTTTCTGTCGATGTCTGTAACGTTCGGGATCAGGATTACCACAGCGAAAACCTGTCGAGCCCGTACTGGACCGGTGCCGAGCTGTTGGAGCTCTTCAACATGCACAATCTCGGCGAAACAGTGTACCCCGCTTTTCTGGGCGCCTGCAGCACTGCTCTTGAAGACTTCGCGAAATCGAAGGAGGAAGTTCGCGATCACACCAACAATTATCCGATGCCTGCGATCTCCCCGGCCACGAAGATCCTCATCGAACACCTGCTGTACAGCATGAGGATGATCTCCTCGACGCAGTACATGAACGACTACAGGGCCTGCGTGATCGAGACCATGGTCAGGGATTTTAAATACGTAAGTATAGGATGAATCGTGCAGATTTCTAGCGCTgaacgaaaaattattttttaccttGAATTTATGCTGTATTGTTAGGAATGGATGGCGGATTTTTATTcacaataaaaatcgtctgcattCGTTACAAGATACAGGAACTGCATGGACATCCATTTCCTTTCTTAATCATTGTAATCGATTGGAAATAAAGCGACAGTATTTCTAAGTTCTACATTCTAAAgaagcttcgaaatctttttttaaataataatcccagcagaaattattaaattatatctCTCTTTAACtgtcattaaaaaattcatttaacatATAATAGCTAAAATGTTTTTATCGATGCAGAAATTTCGCAGTTTATTTATGAATGTACAATCTTACGAATGTGTGTATTGTTTATTGTTTACCTTGAAATTTTAGGCGGCAGATGATACTTGGTGCTCGTCGAACAAGAGAGACCAACGTGCACGCACTTTGAAGCTACTCTGCATGAATCCTGGAGTGATCTTCGCGCCTCTTGCAAAGAATGCTCGATGTATAATCCTTGCTTCTGGCACCCTGACGCCGACTACGACCTTCCAGAGCGAGCTGAGCACCAAGTTCGAGCACGTGTTGAACACTGGTCACGTGATCCCCAAGGACCAAGTGTATGCCACCTGTGTGCCCAAGGGGCCCAACAATGTTTCTCTCAAGGCCACCTATCAGAACGTTAACGGCTGGGCCTTCCAGGTATGACCAAAAAAGGCTTCATGTTCGACGCCGTACCTGCGCGAATTTTTAGGAACTCCCAAGTGGCCCCTATTTGTTGCAGTTaacacagaaaatgtttattttgcataaaaattcgcagtctactaatgaagTCTGTATCTTTTCAGGACGAGCTGGGACAAGTGTTGCTCGACGTCTGCGAGTCGGTGCCCCACGGGATCCTGTGTTTCTTCTCGTCGTACAACGTGATGAACACGCAACTGGATAGGTGGAGAAAGATTTCGATCTGGAGCAAGATCAATAACATTAAGCAGGTGTTCGTGGAACCCCGTTACGTGAGCGATTTGAACAACATCATGAACGATTTTCGGGATGTCATAAAGGCTACCTCTGATGGACCGAGCGGGGGAATCGACGGCGCCCTGTTCCTGGCGGTTTTCCGGGGAAAGGTCGCCGAAGGCATCGACTTCCGAGACGACGAAGCCCGCTGCGTGGTAACGGTAGGTAGTCATAGAAATTCAAATTGGGCGAGGGCAAGAGATTAAGCATTCCTTTTGCAGGTCGGCATACCCTACCCGGTAAGAATGGATCCGGTAATTgatatgaaatttaaatataacgACATGAATATCGCGAGAGGCTTGTTAAAAGGCTCGGACTGGTACTCGGTCCAAGCGTTCCGAGCTTTGAACCAGGCCCTCGGTCGTTGTCTGAGACACGTGAAGGATTGGGGGGCAGTGCTATTAGTGGACGAAAGGTTCGTATAATTATGGAAACGGTACGCGAGATGGTTCATATTGAATTGGCGATTTCAGATTTTTGATCCCGACTTACAAGGAGAGCCTGCCGAAATGGGTTAAAACGATGGTAATTTTTCTCGATCGATGGTGATTCGATGCGGACCGAcatcattaaaaaatgtatttatttttcaGTGGATCAGCCATACGAAATACAACCTGAGGCCTCAGCTTCGCGATTTCGTGGCCAGACAGAAGTCTAGAGAAACCAATGAAAGACCGGTGTGAATGATAGCGTGCGGATACTTACTATTACACTTATGTACAATGAGATAATGCTACTCTGTAAACGTATTTTGAATGCACAATGTgcttacaaaaaaatatttcacaatcTATGACGTCATATACAAGTTAACacgaatttatttctatttagtATTTTTACATGTTGAGTGTGTCCCTTTTTTGTATTGTTCTTAGATGCTTCTTCTTTATATTCTTCAATTTTGCGGTGTTTGTAATCTAGAATAAGAATATTAGTTTTAATGAGAGTCTGTAGCATTGTGTACACAAATCTATTTTTATACATGTGTAACATACGTTAAAGATAATATATAATTTCATGTTGACTCGTGCGTTTACTGATTATCAGTATGCTACTCACCACTTGGACAATTTCGCTCTTCCTCTGGTTCTCTTCAGCACGCTTAAGGTTTGcttttcttctctctttcttggCTTCCTTCTCTGCATTTTTCTGAGCCTTGATCGACCTTGACATTTCTTTCACCCTCTTCAAGTCATCCCTCAACTTTTGCTTCTTCTCGAAGGATAAACGTATGCCACGGGTTTTGACGATAGAGGAAAATCTGTAAGGAAAAGATACCAACGTGTAGATATTGCGCACATGCTGAACTGAGACTTGGAAGAATTGGATTCTATATACCTCTTCTTCTGTTCCTTCCATATTCTACCAGATTTGGGCTTGCCTCTTGGCACCTCCGGTATCTGTTTCTTTTCCTTCTTAACTTTCACGCTTTTTGTGTTTGAAATGTCTGTGTCAGTCACTGTGGAATTGTCAACAAGAATGTCTTCCATTCTTGTGATCTTCTGCTCGATGTTCGTTTCCTCGACCATTGTAACGCTATTATATCTAACCAGTGATCAATCACATGTAAACAATACAAGTTGGTTATAGTCTCACGTGGATAGACGTCGGCCATATTGAAAACGATGAATAAGCGGCAGAGCCATCTGCTAACAGAAGCCGGAAACTGATTGAGATACTGTGTCACCGACGACAGATTTTCAAAGACTGCCAGCTCCCGttaccgacgagatatttactCTCGGTCGGTGCATCCAGTCATAATGCGGGTTCTGgttcaggctaaaaagatgatacaggttctgttccaggctaaaaagataatGCAAGTCACCGACGAgatctaaatatctcgtcggtgtgcATGTTCTGTTTCAGGTTAAAAAGATAATGCAGAAAAGTGgagacactaaaaccccgagcctgagcactctcattttctctctgcCTATACCTCGTTTATGctcctatacctcgtttgtGGTTTGAGGACTGAAGCGAAATGGTGCAACACTTGGTAATGATCGTCTAATGACTACCAATTTGGGCGGTTTGCCACGGATGACGCTACTAGTACAAAGTacaaatttaaacattttttgatcGACTTTTCCCAATTGTAATAATTCTTGCCAATGTTTGCTTCGAGTCTAAAAGTAACAATTTATAATTGTTATCTGGTTGTTCACATCTTCtccaaattttcaataaaagtaGAAAATTCTACATGTACgacaattaattaataattttgttttggAGTCCTCGTGACAACACATCGATGCACCCTGCATTTGCACAGTTCCTCAAAATAGTTGGAATCTCTCGCCGCATTAAAGGCATGTTTTACCATTACGTCACTATGCGACTTTCTACATAGTCTTCGCGGTACTGTTATAAAAATTCCCTCGACATTTAATCACGTGAAAGGAATCTCGCGAGTCTCGGTGTCGCGTGTTGATACGCTAgcgt carries:
- the LOC143354399 gene encoding Fanconi anemia group J protein homolog isoform X1 — protein: MLVAGVITGVIGYVIYTVIKLKIEEWLEEIRMSRLGLKKRHSSENEFQMDNSTVLDGKDVVEISSDESVDSDLELVESNAANMLQFQKSTDSVHTDEEEGGSLFGYQSGSKGKHALFKWDQKNAGQNQGSKAAHSDSDSDNSYQETKWFHRNQKKKLKTTGELPGANKEEEDKVVPEVIPQYEQMISGIKVKLPVKPYSCQIAVMNKVIQGCTKEENCLLESPTGSGKTLALLCSVLAWHDHHAEEVRKRNLKQTLEADGFEHFSDEEPSSGCCASAKECNNGYNNVEDQKKLKLSRIYYGTRTHKQIEQVVRELKKTAYKHKTMTILSSREHTCIQNSKRNKTELCNELLDPKNHIGCRYYNALNASNIHVAEQIGMQPVWDIEDLVASGKVRELCPYFAARTFMEMADIIFCPYNYLIDSDIRESMQLDLTDDVIILDEAHNIEDICRDVASVDFREDDLEVAAMDCKYIASQRTTNAPKYKTVQDYILRLKEYLKSITLGKTDYHSENLSSPYWTGAELLELFNMHNLGETVYPAFLGACSTALEDFAKSKEEVRDHTNNYPMPAISPATKILIEHLLYSMRMISSTQYMNDYRACVIETMVRDFKYAADDTWCSSNKRDQRARTLKLLCMNPGVIFAPLAKNARCIILASGTLTPTTTFQSELSTKFEHVLNTGHVIPKDQVYATCVPKGPNNVSLKATYQNVNGWAFQDELGQVLLDVCESVPHGILCFFSSYNVMNTQLDRWRKISIWSKINNIKQVFVEPRYVSDLNNIMNDFRDVIKATSDGPSGGIDGALFLAVFRGKVAEGIDFRDDEARCVVTVGIPYPVRMDPVIDMKFKYNDMNIARGLLKGSDWYSVQAFRALNQALGRCLRHVKDWGAVLLVDERFLIPTYKESLPKWVKTMWISHTKYNLRPQLRDFVARQKSRETNERPV
- the LOC143354399 gene encoding Fanconi anemia group J protein homolog isoform X2, producing MSRLGLKKRHSSENEFQMDNSTVLDGKDVVEISSDESVDSDLELVESNAANMLQFQKSTDSVHTDEEEGGSLFGYQSGSKGKHALFKWDQKNAGQNQGSKAAHSDSDSDNSYQETKWFHRNQKKKLKTTGELPGANKEEEDKVVPEVIPQYEQMISGIKVKLPVKPYSCQIAVMNKVIQGCTKEENCLLESPTGSGKTLALLCSVLAWHDHHAEEVRKRNLKQTLEADGFEHFSDEEPSSGCCASAKECNNGYNNVEDQKKLKLSRIYYGTRTHKQIEQVVRELKKTAYKHKTMTILSSREHTCIQNSKRNKTELCNELLDPKNHIGCRYYNALNASNIHVAEQIGMQPVWDIEDLVASGKVRELCPYFAARTFMEMADIIFCPYNYLIDSDIRESMQLDLTDDVIILDEAHNIEDICRDVASVDFREDDLEVAAMDCKYIASQRTTNAPKYKTVQDYILRLKEYLKSITLGKTDYHSENLSSPYWTGAELLELFNMHNLGETVYPAFLGACSTALEDFAKSKEEVRDHTNNYPMPAISPATKILIEHLLYSMRMISSTQYMNDYRACVIETMVRDFKYAADDTWCSSNKRDQRARTLKLLCMNPGVIFAPLAKNARCIILASGTLTPTTTFQSELSTKFEHVLNTGHVIPKDQVYATCVPKGPNNVSLKATYQNVNGWAFQDELGQVLLDVCESVPHGILCFFSSYNVMNTQLDRWRKISIWSKINNIKQVFVEPRYVSDLNNIMNDFRDVIKATSDGPSGGIDGALFLAVFRGKVAEGIDFRDDEARCVVTVGIPYPVRMDPVIDMKFKYNDMNIARGLLKGSDWYSVQAFRALNQALGRCLRHVKDWGAVLLVDERFLIPTYKESLPKWVKTMWISHTKYNLRPQLRDFVARQKSRETNERPV
- the LOC143354400 gene encoding coiled-coil domain-containing protein 86, which gives rise to MVEETNIEQKITRMEDILVDNSTVTDTDISNTKSVKVKKEKKQIPEVPRGKPKSGRIWKEQKKRFSSIVKTRGIRLSFEKKQKLRDDLKRVKEMSRSIKAQKNAEKEAKKERRKANLKRAEENQRKSEIVQVITNTAKLKNIKKKHLRTIQKRDTLNM